A window of Raineyella sp. W15-4 contains these coding sequences:
- the dnaB gene encoding replicative DNA helicase, which translates to MGVVGLEQAWNADHREPGPGPDRQPPQDLVAEQSVLGAMMISKDAIAEVIELVRSDDFYKPAHELIFDAIVHLYSLGEPADAITVAEQLTKRGDIARVGGHTYLYDLVASVSVAANAGYYAQIVRDKAVLRRLVQASIKIAQLGYNAEGDVDDIVDEAQATMYAIADRRTTEDYKPLEQLIEPTMDEMELIEAQGGVMSGVPTGFAELDELTAGLHSGQMIIIAARPGMGKSTLGLDICRSASIKHGLTSCIFSLEMSQTEITMRMLSAEASVPLSHMRQGTMSSDEWDRVSGKASLIGSAPLYVDDSPNLTMMEIRAKARRLKQQHDLKLIVLDYLQLMSSGKKVESRQLEVSEFSRQMKLLAKELELPVIAISQLNRNPEKRDDKRPSVSDLRESGSLEQDADVIILVHRDDYYNKDDSDRVGEADIIVAKHRNGPTKTVTVAFQGHYSRFTDMAH; encoded by the coding sequence ATGGGTGTCGTCGGGCTGGAGCAGGCCTGGAACGCCGACCATCGGGAGCCCGGGCCGGGGCCGGATCGTCAGCCGCCGCAGGATCTGGTCGCCGAGCAGAGCGTGCTGGGCGCGATGATGATCTCCAAGGACGCCATCGCCGAGGTCATCGAGCTTGTCCGCAGCGACGACTTCTACAAGCCCGCCCACGAGTTGATCTTCGACGCGATCGTGCACCTGTACTCCCTCGGCGAGCCCGCCGACGCGATCACCGTGGCCGAACAACTGACCAAGCGCGGCGACATCGCCCGGGTCGGCGGCCACACCTACCTCTACGATCTGGTCGCCTCCGTCTCTGTCGCCGCGAACGCCGGCTACTACGCCCAGATCGTCCGCGACAAGGCGGTGCTGCGCCGCCTGGTGCAGGCCTCGATCAAGATCGCCCAGCTCGGCTACAACGCCGAGGGCGACGTCGACGACATCGTCGACGAGGCCCAGGCCACCATGTACGCCATCGCCGACCGGCGCACCACCGAGGACTACAAGCCGCTGGAGCAGCTGATCGAGCCGACGATGGACGAGATGGAGCTGATCGAGGCTCAGGGTGGGGTGATGAGCGGCGTCCCCACCGGCTTCGCCGAGCTCGACGAGCTGACCGCGGGTCTGCACTCCGGGCAGATGATCATCATCGCCGCCCGACCGGGCATGGGGAAGTCGACGCTGGGGCTGGACATCTGTCGCTCCGCCTCGATCAAGCACGGGCTGACCTCGTGCATCTTCTCCCTGGAGATGAGCCAGACCGAGATCACCATGCGGATGCTCTCGGCCGAAGCATCGGTGCCGCTGTCGCACATGCGCCAGGGCACCATGTCGAGCGACGAGTGGGACCGGGTCTCCGGCAAGGCCAGCCTGATCGGGTCCGCGCCGCTGTATGTGGACGACTCCCCCAACCTGACGATGATGGAGATCCGCGCCAAGGCACGCCGACTCAAGCAGCAGCACGACCTGAAGCTGATCGTGCTCGACTACCTGCAGCTGATGAGCTCCGGCAAGAAGGTCGAGTCCCGCCAGCTGGAGGTCTCCGAGTTCTCCCGGCAGATGAAGCTGCTCGCCAAGGAGCTCGAGCTGCCGGTGATCGCCATCTCGCAGCTGAACCGTAACCCGGAGAAGCGGGACGACAAGCGCCCGTCGGTCTCCGACCTGCGTGAGTCCGGTTCGCTGGAGCAGGACGCGGACGTGATCATCCTCGTCCACCGCGACGACTACTACAACAAGGACGACTCCGACCGGGTCGGCGAGGCCGACATCATCGTCGCCAAGCACCGCAACGGCCCCACCAAGACCGTGACGGTGGCCTTCCAGGGCCACTACTCACGGTTCACCGACATGGCGCACTGA
- a CDS encoding type I restriction-modification enzyme R subunit C-terminal domain-containing protein encodes MSQGYKVAGGDRLGKTIVFARNQAHAEFIAQRFNVAYPEYGGEFARVRTRRTSSSSTSAATSTTSARTCPALKGRCSCGDSSPSSDGDAVAAERIREAIQAIATALLPKKTIPSVAEQLPFLDEVAGDEWWVDVTLPMLEVMRLRLRDLVRFVEKTRQSPVYTDFEDTLDEPTVVDLPQATSGMNWERFRAKAQAYLRQHRDHVALQRLRRNEQLTADDLGSLAGMLVASGGDQQVDLAWVTERAGALGPFIRSLVGLDRSAVNEAVAGFLDESKFSVEQIRSGR; translated from the coding sequence ATGTCGCAGGGCTACAAGGTCGCCGGCGGCGATCGGCTCGGCAAGACCATCGTCTTCGCGAGGAACCAGGCCCACGCCGAGTTCATCGCGCAACGGTTCAACGTCGCCTACCCCGAGTACGGCGGCGAGTTCGCCCGGGTGAGGACAAGAAGGACTTCCTCGTCTTCGACTTCTGCGGCAACCTCGACTACTTCAGCCAGGACCTGCCCGGCTCTGAAGGGTCGCTGCAGCTGCGGCGACAGCTCGCCCAGCTCCGACGGCGACGCCGTCGCCGCCGAGCGGATCCGCGAGGCCATCCAGGCCATCGCGACCGCACTGCTGCCGAAGAAGACCATCCCGTCGGTGGCCGAGCAGCTGCCGTTCCTCGATGAGGTGGCCGGCGACGAGTGGTGGGTCGACGTCACCCTGCCGATGCTCGAGGTCATGCGGCTGCGGCTGCGCGACCTCGTACGGTTCGTCGAGAAGACGCGGCAGAGCCCGGTCTACACCGACTTCGAGGACACCCTGGACGAGCCGACGGTGGTCGACCTGCCGCAGGCGACCTCGGGGATGAACTGGGAGCGGTTCCGCGCCAAGGCACAGGCCTATCTGCGGCAGCACAGGGACCATGTCGCGCTGCAACGATTGCGCCGCAACGAGCAACTCACCGCCGACGACCTCGGCTCGCTTGCGGGGATGCTCGTCGCGTCCGGCGGCGACCAGCAGGTAGACCTCGCGTGGGTGACCGAGCGTGCGGGTGCGCTCGGCCCGTTCATCCGCTCACTTGTTGGGTTGGACCGGTCCGCTGTCAACGAGGCCGTCGCGGGCTTCCTGGATGAGTCGAAGTTCTCCGTCGAGCAGATCCGTTCGGGTCGCTGA
- a CDS encoding type II toxin-antitoxin system ParD family antitoxin, protein MRTTKQLSITLPIGMAEALKERVTSGAYASESEVVRDGLRALFAREEAIENWLRTEVVASYDELRADPSQAISSADMRAHLAELHAHRLGKQDS, encoded by the coding sequence ATGCGCACTACGAAGCAACTCAGCATCACCCTTCCCATCGGCATGGCCGAGGCGCTGAAGGAACGCGTCACATCTGGCGCCTACGCGAGCGAGAGCGAGGTCGTTCGGGATGGCCTCCGTGCGCTGTTCGCGCGCGAGGAAGCCATCGAAAACTGGCTGCGCACCGAGGTTGTCGCCTCGTACGACGAGTTGCGAGCTGATCCCTCGCAGGCGATCAGCTCGGCTGATATGCGTGCGCACCTCGCGGAGCTGCATGCCCACCGTCTCGGAAAACAGGACTCGTGA
- a CDS encoding type II toxin-antitoxin system RelE/ParE family toxin: MTRRVVYSPRAQEQLDRLYLWIAEQSGLPDRAECYVSAILGYCDGLAEFPMIGIARDDLRAGLRTIGFLHRAVITFAVHETAIEIHGVYYGGQDYESLIADENS; encoded by the coding sequence GTGACCCGGCGCGTCGTCTACTCACCACGCGCCCAGGAGCAGCTCGATCGTCTCTACCTCTGGATCGCCGAACAGTCGGGCTTGCCCGACCGGGCAGAGTGCTACGTCTCTGCGATCCTCGGGTACTGTGATGGCTTGGCCGAGTTCCCGATGATCGGAATCGCCCGAGACGACCTGCGGGCAGGGCTGCGCACGATCGGCTTCCTACACCGTGCGGTCATCACGTTCGCGGTTCATGAAACTGCTATCGAAATCCACGGCGTCTATTACGGCGGCCAGGACTACGAATCACTGATTGCGGATGAGAACAGTTGA
- a CDS encoding restriction endonuclease — MAPSLRVLLDGEIRRNRSIVEGAAESLGLTDEQRQIMIPSGQEQWLNRASWALSYLTRARAIERTSRAHYRITEVGRRLLDDHPDGITERDLRRLAGEDNASHTWKAFNAAFPPPAGLPTAELVEVETAESVLDPQEQIEAGIARITADVADELLTRIHAQEPVFFEQAVLDLLMKMGYGGAEGAATRTQLSNDGGIDGIIDQDALGLSRIYVQAKRYAPDNSVGRPAIQAFVGALAGNQANQGVFITTSMFSDGARSYAESVPTRVVLIDGERLTRLMIRYGVGVQVKQTIQIVEIDEDFFE, encoded by the coding sequence ATGGCTCCGTCCCTCCGGGTGCTCCTCGACGGCGAGATCCGGCGTAATCGCAGCATCGTCGAGGGTGCCGCCGAGTCGCTCGGGCTGACCGACGAGCAGCGTCAGATCATGATCCCGTCCGGTCAAGAACAGTGGCTCAACCGTGCCAGTTGGGCGCTGTCGTACCTGACCCGCGCCCGGGCGATCGAGCGCACCTCGCGGGCTCACTATCGCATCACGGAGGTCGGCCGGAGGTTGCTCGATGACCATCCGGACGGGATCACGGAGAGGGATCTTCGGCGGCTGGCTGGTGAGGACAACGCCTCGCACACCTGGAAGGCGTTCAATGCCGCCTTCCCACCGCCGGCTGGGCTGCCGACCGCTGAGCTCGTCGAGGTCGAGACGGCCGAATCGGTGCTCGACCCGCAGGAGCAGATCGAGGCCGGCATCGCGCGGATCACCGCGGATGTGGCCGACGAACTGTTGACCAGGATCCACGCCCAGGAACCGGTCTTCTTCGAGCAGGCCGTGCTCGACCTGCTGATGAAGATGGGCTACGGCGGGGCGGAGGGCGCCGCCACCCGTACGCAACTGTCCAACGACGGCGGTATCGACGGCATCATCGACCAGGACGCGCTTGGTCTGTCGCGGATCTACGTTCAAGCCAAGCGCTACGCGCCCGACAACAGCGTGGGCCGGCCGGCGATCCAGGCGTTCGTCGGCGCGCTCGCCGGCAACCAGGCCAATCAGGGCGTCTTCATCACCACCAGCATGTTCAGTGACGGGGCGCGGTCGTACGCGGAATCGGTCCCGACCCGCGTCGTGCTGATCGACGGCGAACGGCTCACCCGCCTGATGATCCGCTACGGCGTCGGCGTCCAGGTCAAGCAGACCATCCAGATCGTCGAGATCGACGAGGACTTCTTCGAGTAG
- a CDS encoding restriction endonuclease subunit S — translation MITGELKSKIDSAAKQTTGIASINMTQLKALPVGVPPLEIQQIYLERVKEVSARRAAVQRALAADDALRAHAFRGEL, via the coding sequence GTGATTACGGGTGAGCTCAAGAGCAAGATCGACAGCGCCGCAAAGCAGACCACCGGGATCGCATCCATCAACATGACCCAATTGAAGGCGCTGCCGGTCGGGGTGCCCCCGCTCGAAATACAGCAGATCTACCTTGAGCGGGTGAAGGAGGTAAGTGCTCGGCGCGCCGCCGTACAGCGTGCTCTCGCGGCCGACGACGCCCTCCGGGCCCACGCCTTCCGCGGAGAGCTCTGA